The Hevea brasiliensis isolate MT/VB/25A 57/8 chromosome 1, ASM3005281v1, whole genome shotgun sequence genome has a window encoding:
- the LOC110649096 gene encoding uncharacterized protein LOC110649096 yields MGFRSLSDFNLALLGKQAWRLIQRPNSLEAKLFATRYYPSGVFFDATLGNNPSFVWRSVFSAKDFIKDNCCWRVGNREDIRVWSNPWLYGSNNPYVVTEMVEDLKNIRLKCVMKTDGLSWDEEVIQDKGMRSRFFKSLWGLVLDQILYQSSVLVWRRLRKSAIPPKVKNFIWRAILNILPTCSSLSGRRVDVFDVCPMCGGERETARIWDSGNKKVWKQQNISSSFVVSSARRYLLQWQDAQHLQLIDHASSLLRHQVKWSPPSVGRLKCNFDAATSCLHNRVATGWIIRGSAGQFLAAGFKTFEGGSNALQAEVLSFKEALNRVKNNNWGAVDFESDSMLLFQSFFNSFTDLSYVGVLIDDYHCFFKELGDSSLSFIRKSANQAAQCCTSVCSMSGSLEWSSTAPSFLEDVLNFDLNYCLNKSILFW; encoded by the exons ATGGGGTTCCGCAGCTTAAGTGATTTTAATCTAGCTTTGTTAGGAAAACAGGCTTGGCGACTGATCCAGAGGCCTAATTCCTTGGAGGCCAAATTGTTTGCTACCAGATATTATCCTTCAGGTGTGTTTTTTGATGCTACATTGGGCAACAATCCTAGCTTTGTGTGGAGAAGTGTTTTCTCTGCAAAGGATTTTATCAAAGATAATTGTTGTTGGAGGGTGGGTAATAGAGAAGACATTAGGGTGTGGTCTAACCCGTGGCTTTATGGTAGTAATAACCCTTATGTTGTAACAGAGATGGTTGAGGATTTGAAGAATATTAGATTAAAGTGTGTAATGAAAACTGATGGTTTAAGCTGGGATGAAGAAGTTATTCAGGATAAAGGGATGCGGAGCAGATTCTTTAAATCCCTTTGGGGATTAGTTCTAGACCAGATCCTCT ATCAATCCTCTGTTTTGGTGTGGCGAAGACTACGGAAATCTGCTATTCCTCCTAAAGTTAAAAACTTCATTTGGAGGGCGATTTTAAATATTCTTCCAACTTGTTCTAGCTTAAGTGGCAGAAGGGTTGATGTCTTTGATGTGTGTCCTATGTGTGGGGGTGAACGTGAGACTGCT AGAATTTGGGACAGTGGAAACAAGAAGGTGTGGAAGCAACAGAATATCTCTTCTAGTTTTGTTGTTTCTTCCGCTCGCAGATATCTTCTGCAGTGGCAAGATGCGCAACATCTTCAGCTGATCGACCATGCTTCTTCCTTGCTTCGACATCAAGTTAAGTGGTCTCCTCCTAGTGTTGGTCGTCTGAAGTGTAATTTTGATGCTGCTACTAGTTGTTTGCATAATCGTGTGGCTACTGGTTGGATTATCAGAGGTTCTGCAGGTCAATTTCTTGCAGCTGGTTTTAAAACTTTCGAAGGAGGCTCTAATGCTTTGCAGGCTGAAGTGTTGAGTTTTAAGGAAGCTTTGAACCGGGTGAAGAACAATAATTGGGGAGCAGTTGACTTTGAATCAGATTCTATGTTACTGTTTCAGTCATTCTTTAACTCCTTTACTGATTTATCTTACGTTGGGGTGCTTATTGATGATTATCATTGTTTTTTTAAGGAACTAGGTGATAGTTCCCTTTCTTTTATTAGGAAATCAGCGAATCAGGCTGCTCAGTGTTGCACGAGCGTCTGTTCTATGTCTGGTTCCTTGGAATGGAGTTCTACTGCTCCTTCCTTTCTAGAGGATGTACTAAACTTTGATCTTAATTATTGCTTGAATAAATCCATTCttttttggtaa
- the LOC131180873 gene encoding cucumber peeling cupredoxin-like produces MASFIGVAFGFVVVVLLQCAAAQTVHVVGDNSGWTILQGGAQAYTEWANGKNFVIGDILTFNFETNKHDVLRVQKTSFDACSSSNPIGDVITTGPVNFTLDSAGDHYYICTFSQHCQLGQKLAITVSSSGGTPGASPPPSTTPGLSPPPTSPSPTNTPAICPPDAPAGAPTSPSTPGAMGPNTPPPPSGSSSSKFLAGISVSTLALIMGFLF; encoded by the exons ATGGCAAGTTTTATTGGTGTGGCTTTTGGGTTTGTAGTGGTGGTTTTGTTGCAATGTGCGGCGGCACAGACGGTGCATGTGGTGGGGGATAACTCAGGTTGGACTATTCTTCAAGGTGGTGCTCAAGCTTACACAGAATGGGCTAATGGCAAGAATTTCGTAATTGGAGATATCCTAA CATTCAACTTCGAAACCAACAAGCACGATGTACTCCGAGTCCAGAAGACATCCTTCGATGCATGCTCTTCTTCAAATCCTATCGGAGACGTAATCACCACCGGCCCTGTCAACTTCACCCTGGACTCTGCTGGCGACCACTACTACATCTGTACATTTTCTCAGCATTGTCAGCTAGGCCAGAAACTAGCCATCACTGTCTCATCATCAGGAGGCACGCCAGGAGCCTCACCACCGCCCTCCACTACCCCAGGACTTTCCCCACCACCAACTAGTCCTTCACCCACAAACACCCCCGCCATTTGCCCACCAGATGCCCCAGCAGGTGCCCCCACAAGCCCTTCAACTCCCGGGGCAATGGGCCCCAACACCCCTCCTCCTCCATCAGGATCTTCATCTTCTAAGTTCTTGGCTGGTATTTCGGTTTCCACGTTGGCTCTTATCATGGGCTTCCTGTTCTAG
- the LOC110649101 gene encoding cucumber peeling cupredoxin-like yields the protein MASFIGVAFGFVVVVLLQCAAAQTVHVVGDNSGWTILQGGAQAYTEWANGKNFVVGDILTFNFETNKHDVLRVQKTSFDACSSSNPIGDVITTGPVNFTLDSAGDHYYICTFSQHCQLGQKLAITVSSSGGTPGASPPSSTTPRLSPPSTSPSPTNTSAICPPDAPAGAPTSPSNPRAMGPNAPPPPPGSSSSKLLAGISVSTLAVIMGFLL from the exons ATGGCAAGTTTTATTGGTGTGGCTTTTGGGTTTGTAGTGGTGGTTTTGTTGCAATGTGCGGCGGCACAGACGGTGCATGTGGTGGGGGATAACTCAGGTTGGACAATTCTGCAAGGTGGTGCTCAAGCTTACACAGAATGGGCTAATGGCAAGAATTTCGTAGTTGGAGATATCCTAA CCTTCAACTTCGAAACCAACAAGCACGATGTACTCCGAGTCCAGAAGACATCCTTCGATGCATGCTCTTCTTCAAATCCTATCGGAGACGTAATTACCACCGGCCCTGTCAACTTCACCCTGGACTCTGCTGGCGACCACTATTACATCTGTACATTTTCTCAGCATTGTCAGCTAGGCCAGAAACTAGCCATCACTGTCTCATCATCAGGAGGCACACCAGGCGCTTCCCCACCGTCCTCCACTACCCCAAGGCTTTCCCCACCATCAACCAGTCCTTCACCCACAAACACCTCCGCCATTTGCCCACCAGATGCCCCAGCAGGTGCCCCAACAAGCCCTTCAAATCCCAGGGCAATGGGTCCCAACGCCCCTCCTCCTCCACCAGGATCTTCATCTTCTAAGCTCTTGGCTGGTATTTCGGTTTCCACATTGGCTGTTATCATGGGTTTCCTGTTATAG
- the LOC110649100 gene encoding protein LURP-one-related 5, with product MKGGLVVDSGFIYEDEKHLTVLKTSLFFANDGFTVYDCKGQLVFRVDSYGPDTRDTGEVVLMDAHGRCLLTVRKKRPSLHQRWEGYLGERRERQKPIFSVRRSSIIRRCSVAVEVYGNPGEEYQIEGSFANRCCTIFNAQKESVAEIRRKVDVSTNVVLGKDVFSLCLKPGFDGAFAMGLVLVLDQMNGDDYVDGGAEVHPAAEE from the exons ATGAAGGGAGGATTGGTTGTAGATAGTGGATTTATATACGAAGACGAGAAGCATCTCACAGTGCTTAAAACCTCTCTGTTCTTTGCTAATGATGGCTTCACCGTTTACGATTGCAAAGGCCAATTAGTCTTCCGAGTTGATTCCTACGGCCCTGATACCCGCGACACCGGTGAAGTCGTTCTCATGGACGCCCACGGCCGCTGTCTTCTCACGGTGAGAAAAAAg AGGCCGAGTCTACATCAACGGTGGGAAGGCTATCTAGGGGAAAGAAGAGAGCGTCAGAAACCGATCTTCAGCGTGAGGAGATCATCAATAATCCGACGGTGCAGCGTGGCCGTGGAAGTGTATGGGAATCCAGGGGAAGAGTACCAGATAGAAGGGTCCTTCGCCAATAGATGTTGTACAATCTTCAATGCACAGAAGGAATCAGTGGCTGAGATCAGACGCAAAGTGGATGTCTCTACGAACGTGGTGCTTGGCAAGGACGTTTTCTCCCTCTGCCTAAAGCCTGGCTTTGATGGGGCTTTTGCGATGGGATTAGTTCTTGTTCTTGATCAAATGAACGGTGATGATTATGTGGATGGTGGAGCTGAGGTGCACCCGGCTGCAGAGGAATAG
- the LOC131180858 gene encoding cucumber peeling cupredoxin-like, which translates to MAMFIGVAFGFVVVVLLQCAAAQTVHVVGDNSGWTILQGGAQAYTEWANGKNFVVGDILTFNFETNEHDVLQVQKTSFDACSTSNPIGDVITTVPVNFTLDSAGDHYYICTFSQHCQLGQKLAITVSSSGGTPGASPLPSTSPRLSPPPTSPSPTNTPAICPPDAPAGAPTSPSTPGAMGPNTSPPPPGSSSSKLLAGISVSTLAVIMGFLF; encoded by the exons atggCAATGTTTATTGGTGTGGCTTTTGGGTTTGTAGTGGTCGTTTTGTTGCAATGTGCGGCGGCACAAACGGTGCATGTGGTGGGGGATAACTCAGGTTGGACTATTCTACAAGGTGGTGCTCAAGCCTACACAGAATGGGCTAATGGCAAGAATTTCGTAGTTGGAGATATCCTAA CATTCAACTTCGAAACCAACGAGCACGATGTACTCCAAGTCCAGAAGACATCCTTCGATGCATGCTCTACTTCAAATCCTATCGGAGACGTAATTACCACCGTCCCTGTCAACTTTACTCTGGACTCTGCTGGCGACCACTACTACATCTGTACATTTTCACAGCATTGTCAGCTAGGCCAGAAACTAGCCATCACTGTCTCTTCATCAGGAGGCACGCCAGGTGCCTCACCACTGCCCTCCACTTCCCCAAGACTTTCCCCACCACCAACCAGTCCTTCACCCACAAACACCCCCGCCATTTGCCCACCAGATGCACCAGCAGGTGCCCCCACAAGCCCTTCAACTCCAGGGGCAATGGGCCCCAACACCTCTCCTCCTCCACCAGGATCTTCATCTTCTAAGCTCTTGGCTGGTATTTCGGTTTCCACGTTGGCTGTTATCATGGGCTTTTTGTTCTAG